In Candidatus Contubernalis alkalaceticus, the following proteins share a genomic window:
- a CDS encoding efflux RND transporter permease subunit, with translation MFKTLSKTIVERYKLVLIISAVAFVISILMAMNVGMDSSMEGMLPEGSRSLQASREFEEYFESQDNVLVVVQGEKHESEGFIDELGDKLQSKDIISSILYKVDMAEIKDYLHLYIDKGHYEGLEKEINDRTSALSQFMEEKEFVTLSALFLQRFDDLPEGNREAFLNSFAKFVVSPEDLTDKEREQLFSVMLFGYTADREEDAGYIVSDSGDTYLMMIKPNINSEDFVEDRALYFNTLEDSIVQVKDSGGYEVSVGYTGGAFVQDYEADETMFDGFLSTAAITFILIILFIILSFKRLLLPVSAGYPLLLGAVLATAFAWLVYKNLNMFSISFAILLLGLGIDFGVHIISRYLEEREGGLDVSAAVATTVRETSSGIFVAAITTAIAFFTFLMAEFTAFTQMGVISGGGIILLCVTMIFVMPSIILLFDLKGGSQKQLKGSGYEFLKPVGRAVEQKPLVFVVIFAIAAVILAGNVFNTNIKTDISEIYPEDMECLQWLDVVEDEFAFNPTTLVFMVDDMDELERVSEELSSRDDIRQLESVLNYMPEEQDYKVSVIKKLNTGLRIKPQNGKSVTQEELLFAFGGIINFLAERGIDESAEGYRLMENARTAFLTEGNNESTEAVETTDNNTESSRGASGFYSVTADIENLLLNEKKFTYDKLPHDIKANYAGKDGKLSVEVVPDVNVWDSENYQNIAEAIYDVSGRTPVGMPAIMNEVTEYAKSDVVRISLFCLGTLFIILWLMFKSMKDAIIVIIPLVLMIYMTLGIAPIIFGDDLNIFSIIAFPVLVGIGVDSGVHLLHRIKHSEDKDLSHILAYTGKAIVMTTITTLIGFGSLYFINHPGLSSFGLVTIVGMALCLMLTLILVPSLYLLFNKKGRNEGTV, from the coding sequence GTGTTTAAAACATTATCTAAAACAATAGTAGAAAGATACAAACTGGTTTTAATTATTAGTGCTGTGGCATTTGTTATATCAATATTGATGGCAATGAATGTGGGGATGGATTCCAGTATGGAGGGAATGCTTCCGGAAGGAAGCCGCAGTTTGCAGGCGAGCAGGGAATTTGAAGAATACTTTGAATCACAGGATAATGTTTTAGTGGTGGTACAGGGGGAGAAACACGAGAGTGAAGGGTTTATAGATGAATTGGGAGATAAACTGCAAAGCAAAGATATTATTAGCAGTATACTGTACAAGGTGGATATGGCTGAAATTAAGGATTATCTTCATCTGTATATAGATAAGGGACACTACGAAGGCTTGGAGAAAGAAATAAATGACCGGACCAGTGCCTTGTCTCAATTCATGGAGGAAAAAGAGTTTGTAACTTTGTCTGCTTTATTTCTACAAAGATTTGATGATTTGCCGGAAGGTAACAGAGAAGCTTTTTTAAACAGCTTTGCAAAATTTGTTGTTTCACCGGAAGATCTTACGGATAAAGAGCGGGAGCAATTGTTTTCGGTAATGCTTTTTGGTTATACAGCAGACAGGGAAGAAGATGCGGGTTATATAGTATCGGACAGCGGTGATACCTACCTGATGATGATTAAGCCCAATATAAACTCAGAGGACTTTGTGGAAGACAGGGCTTTATATTTTAACACACTGGAAGATAGTATCGTACAAGTAAAAGACAGTGGCGGATATGAGGTGAGTGTCGGTTATACCGGCGGAGCCTTTGTACAGGATTATGAAGCAGATGAGACCATGTTTGACGGCTTTTTATCTACTGCCGCAATTACATTCATTTTAATAATTCTATTTATAATACTGTCTTTTAAACGGTTACTACTGCCGGTATCGGCAGGGTATCCATTGCTGCTGGGAGCAGTTTTGGCAACGGCTTTTGCTTGGCTGGTGTACAAAAACCTGAACATGTTTTCCATAAGCTTTGCCATTTTGTTATTAGGTCTGGGGATAGATTTCGGGGTACACATAATATCAAGATATCTGGAGGAACGGGAAGGAGGCCTTGACGTTTCGGCAGCAGTAGCAACGACTGTCAGAGAAACCAGTTCCGGTATTTTTGTGGCAGCCATTACCACTGCCATAGCCTTTTTTACTTTCCTCATGGCAGAGTTTACTGCTTTTACACAAATGGGTGTCATATCCGGCGGAGGAATAATTCTTTTATGTGTAACGATGATATTTGTCATGCCTTCTATAATTTTGCTGTTTGACCTGAAAGGCGGTTCCCAAAAGCAGCTAAAAGGCTCTGGTTATGAGTTTTTAAAGCCTGTAGGCAGAGCCGTTGAACAAAAGCCGCTGGTTTTCGTTGTGATATTTGCCATCGCAGCAGTTATCCTAGCGGGTAATGTTTTTAACACTAATATTAAAACAGATATATCGGAAATATATCCCGAGGACATGGAGTGTTTGCAATGGCTTGATGTTGTGGAAGACGAATTTGCATTTAACCCTACTACACTTGTCTTTATGGTAGATGATATGGATGAACTGGAAAGGGTGTCTGAAGAACTGAGCAGCAGAGATGACATCAGGCAGTTGGAGTCAGTTCTTAATTATATGCCCGAAGAACAGGACTATAAGGTTTCTGTTATAAAGAAGCTAAATACAGGACTTAGAATAAAACCGCAAAATGGGAAATCAGTTACTCAAGAAGAATTATTGTTTGCGTTCGGAGGTATCATTAACTTCCTTGCGGAAAGAGGGATTGACGAATCTGCAGAAGGTTACAGATTAATGGAGAATGCCAGGACAGCATTTCTGACAGAAGGAAACAACGAGAGTACAGAGGCTGTTGAAACAACTGATAACAATACAGAGTCAAGTAGAGGTGCGAGTGGTTTTTATTCTGTTACAGCAGACATAGAAAACCTTCTTCTAAATGAAAAAAAATTCACTTATGATAAACTGCCCCATGATATAAAGGCAAATTATGCAGGGAAGGACGGAAAACTCAGTGTGGAAGTTGTTCCTGATGTGAATGTCTGGGACAGTGAAAACTATCAAAACATAGCCGAAGCAATATATGATGTTTCAGGAAGAACACCCGTTGGCATGCCTGCTATCATGAACGAAGTGACAGAATATGCAAAAAGCGATGTTGTCAGAATCAGCCTCTTTTGCCTGGGAACATTGTTTATCATACTGTGGTTAATGTTTAAAAGCATGAAAGATGCCATAATTGTTATAATACCGCTGGTGCTGATGATATACATGACATTGGGTATTGCACCGATAATCTTTGGGGATGACTTAAATATTTTTAGTATTATTGCTTTTCCTGTACTGGTAGGAATAGGAGTTGACAGTGGTGTCCATTTGCTTCACAGGATAAAACATTCCGAAGATAAGGATCTGTCACATATTTTGGCCTATACAGGCAAGGCGATTGTCATGACAACTATAACAACGCTAATAGGTTTTGGCAGTCTTTATTTTATAAACCATCCAGGGCTTTCAAGCTTTGGTTTGGTAACTATTGTGGGCATGGCTTTGTGTCTTATGCTGACATTGATCCTGGTTCCTTCTTTATATCTCTTATTTAACAAGAAAGGCAGAAATGAAGGTACTGTGTGA
- a CDS encoding PadR family transcriptional regulator: protein MKSPQLLKGVIEGAILKIISQKSTYGYEIYQILMQYGFNDFSEGSLYPLLVRLETKQYIKSEKKESPLGPDRKYYYLTSLGEEQLANFETSWLSLVRSMKALWGGLNNECI, encoded by the coding sequence ATGAAATCACCCCAATTGTTAAAGGGTGTTATTGAAGGTGCAATACTAAAAATTATTTCGCAAAAAAGCACCTATGGTTATGAAATATATCAAATATTAATGCAGTACGGTTTTAATGATTTTTCCGAGGGCTCCCTGTACCCGCTGCTGGTTCGCCTTGAAACAAAGCAATATATTAAGTCTGAAAAAAAAGAATCCCCACTGGGACCGGACAGAAAGTATTATTATCTAACCAGCCTCGGTGAGGAGCAACTGGCCAATTTTGAGACATCTTGGTTAAGCCTGGTAAGAAGTATGAAAGCGTTATGGGGAGGTCTTAACAATGAATGTATATAG